GTTGACGTGCATGCACAATATGTTGCTAACGCTTCTCAATGAGAATTACTAAACTTCACTGGTTAAAAAGAGTCTTTCCTGTCCCTGACTTACAGGTAAGTTCATTTTTTtggttattgttttttctttcttttacttttattttaaagggacactattgtcaccagaataactacagtttattgtatttgtactgGTGACTAGAACCATTCCATTCTGGCTTGTTGCAGtcgacactgtcttttcagagaaaattatgtgtttacattacagccttcactggccactcctcagatggcaaccagaggtgcttcctggggcagtgctgcacagtgagcagcactgtcattcagtgtctccgccatctgcatgcagacacagaacTTTCTGACCAAGTTAatgtataaaagtgtcaattgctattcaaatctgcactttttgcaaaatgaaaaaaaaatactcttcacacataaagcttttcagcaaagggttcagagtatccctttaaagaaaaataaataaacaaattgccAAAAATTATTGATTTAGAAAGATTATCAGCTAGTCACAGCATGTATATTTTAGCCTAATTTTGCAATTAAAATTGCAATATGCTACAATATTGAGTTTACTTAAAAAACcttgtgtgtgttttagtaatatttatatgtgtgcatAACCACATAGACACAGATTTCCACAGCACATTTGATCATCTTTCCCTTTTTCCACTTGTTCTATTTCCCCATATCCCCTCTTCTTCACTTGTTCCCCTCTTCCCATACCTAAATTACTTCACTTGTTCTCCTCTTCTCAATTCCTTTTCCCTCTTGTTCCACTCTTCTCATACTCCCTTTCCCTCAAATGTTCCCCacttctctcccccttccccatgGTTTATTTTTACTCATACCCCCTTGCTTACTTGTTCCCCTTTAATTTCCCTTACTTTCTTCATTTGTGTCCCATTTCTAATAACCCCATGCACACACCTTTATTGCTGCCCAGCAGTATAGGATTTGTATTAGTAACATCAGACAGCTGGAAGTAGAGAAGGTCACAGGGGGGTGATCTGAACTTTTGTAATTAATTCTCCTGACCATCCAGGAATAAAGGACCTGCCGTGATAAGAACTGTACCTtcatttgtaaattctttatttatttttcccattttttctttgtatcaaATGACTATAAAAAGTAAACATTTGTCTGCACTGAAACATTTTAAAATCTCTAAATCAATCCATATACAGTATGTTTTTGGTAGCCTTTTGGCTATAATAATGCATACATGAAAATATAAGTGCATTTGAATAATTGTATGTTTTAAGCAAACATTCAAAAAGATCCCTATTTAAATCTCAGATGTATTATTTTTCATAGGCAAGCTCATACGCAATAGTTTTTATATATGCTCAAACAATATAAACTACCTAAAACACAACACTATGAATGAAACATTTTATGTTAATTGACAAGACAGAGCACCTTTCTACTTACCACTGATTGGGTTGCACGTGTGGAGGACGATGTGGATGGAGTAATAGTAATGGAGCTAGTTACTTTGTTGGTTGTAGATCTAGCAGACATGTTTGTCTTAGGAGAACGAAGAACAGTGCCCGTTGCAACTTCCTTATTTTCTACCCCAATGTTTAAAGGCCTAACTGTGATGACCGGGGTTGATCCTTCAGAAGACGTACCAGGATTTCTTTTAAATTGTGGACCCAAATGGATATGGATTTTATTATCTTCCGTTGTAATTATGTTTGCATTGGAATTGAATTTCCTTATTGGAGTTGGCACGGTTTGTTTTTCTGGAGTAACTTTGAAAACAGCACGGCCCATAGTCATTTCTTGGGACTCTGGAGAGGCAGACATTTCAGGTGGTGCAGCAGATGTTGACACAGTGAGAATCTGAATTGGGGATGTTGGCCTATCATTAAATGTAGATCTGCCACTTTCACAAGTCTTTTCTCTTGAGAAAGTAGTTATAGTAACTGGAGACATAGATCTGTCTGGAGATACTGGGCTATCACCTCCTTTCCCTTTCTGTGTTGCAACACCAGGGGAAGGAATTATTGTAATCCTTGGTTTTTGAGTCCCTAATGTTGGTATTACTGTGGTGCTTGAAAAGAAATCATCAGGGGGTGGGCTAGTTATCTCCAAAGTAGCAGTACTGTTTTCATGATCAGGTGTTACTCGTATATGAAGAGGTTGCCCTTGTTTTGGTGAAAGGAAGACTTCACCAGGACGTGCTTGACACGTATTAGGACGAATTACTCTCTCAGGTGTTACTGGAGTAATATTGTCTCTTTTTTTCATCCAGGGAATCCAAGATTTTCtgtttagctcattggctgcAGGTGGATATTTTTCAAGTACAGGTGACCTTTCAGTTGGCTTTTTAAGACCAACCTGACGTAAATTACTCATGATGTGATTCTCTTCTTGGAAGGACTTCCTGATAAAGACTGCAGGTGTTTCTTCTTCAACCAATTCGTGATTTACTGCATCTGTTTGAACTCCTGTAGAAGTCACTGGGACATCTACCATTCTCCTACCATTCATGCTTGGCCTTATAGCACGACTATATCTTTTTGAAAGCTCAAGTTCTTTTGTAAGATTTAGCACATCTTGacccatgtttttgtttttattctcttCTTCTATAAACCTTTTTTTAAGAACTGAATAGTCCACTTGAAGTTGTGAAAGCTGATCTTCTTTGTTCATCATATCATGGATTTTCTCTTTAAGAGCTTGTACCTCTGCTCTCAGGTCTCTAGACTTTGCCTCCTCTAGTCTTATTCTGTGTCGTAGCTCAGCCTCCTGAGTTACAGCTTCACCCTTTTCAATGGCTTTATTTTTAGCAATCTGATTTTTAAGTTCTTCTAGTTGCAAGGCAAGGAAATTAGCTCTGTCTTGTTCAGTCCTAAATTTACGTTCCAATTGGTCATATTCATCTTCTGTTTTCATCAAGTCTCCTTCAACCACTTCTAGCTGCTGAAGACGATTCCTAAGCCTTTCAATTTCCATAGTCAACTCTTTCGTTTTGTTATCATCATGGCGTATAGACTCAAAACTTTTCTTCATTCTACTTCTTGCAGCTTCTCTTTCTGAAACCTCCATGTTCTCAACTCTTTTCATTAACAGATCTATCCTGCAACTTAATTCACAATTCTTCTCTTCTTCACTTCTCAGTTTGCTGACCGCTTCAtccttttcttttgtcaaatTATACACTTTTTCTTCCATCTCAGATTTAAATCTTAGTAGATTTTTGCTTTCATCTATAAGCTTTTCAGTTACTTCCATAACCTTTCCTTGTTCAACCTTCAAGTTCTTGTTTAGGTCATCAACTTTTCCTTCCTCCTGCTTGACCTTCTCTAACAAATTTTTTCTTTCTTCGACTAGCATCATTGTAAAAGATTTCAGCTTTGTGAGGTCATCTTTTAAACTGTGTTCTGCTTTCTCTAACCTTCCTTCTGCTGTTTCAAGTTCCCTAACCCGAGTCTTCACTTTTTCAACTTCCTTTATCAGGTCTCTAGTTTGTGCTTTTTCCTTTTCTAGTTTAACATAAAGTTGAGAGCACTCTGTCTTGCTTTTTGTAAATGCTTCTTCTAACTTTTCTAATTCTGACATTCGTTTCTGCAATTTTTCCACTTCCAGTTTCAATTCTCTGCTATGGTGTTCTTCTTCATGAAGTTTCTTCTGTAACTCTTTACACTGGGATTCAGTCTTTATTATCTCTTCATCTTTTCCTTCCATTTCCAACACACGTTTACGTAAGTTTTCAACTTCTGCCATTAAGCTGGAACTCCCACATTCTCCTGTGGCAATTTTTTCTCTCAACTCTTTCAACTCCTCATCAGCTTTTTGAAGGTCCCTATTTGCTtcttctaactcttcaattttgCGATTCAGGCCTACCACTTTAAGCCGTAGGTGTCGGTTATTGGACTCCTGAGTGGTTAAATTTGCAGTCATTTCTTCATGCTCTTGAGAGTATTTGGAGGTTTTGTGTTCAAGGTCCTCTTCTAATTTAATAAGTTTTTGACTGTCCTCATTGGCTTTTGAACAAACAGATTTCAGCTTGGACTCTGCTTCTTGTAGTTCTTGAGTAAGATCCTGTATCTTTTGACTTTGTTGTCCAAGCTGTTCAATATGCATTTGTCTTTCGTCCACCAGCATCAGTGCAAAGGACTTAAGTTTTACCAGTTCATCTCTGACTTTGTTGAGTCTTTTGTTATACTCTTTATCCTTTCTCGTCTGATAAGCTTTCTCTTGTTCCAGTAATTTTTTTAATCTGTGAATACACAAGAATTGATAGTTCAAAATGTTggctgtttttgtattttttctagaGATTAATTCAAATGTAGCACTTCTTTATGCATAGTACAATTGAAATGCCTTATTTTGGTTATTTAACTGTTGTGGTACTCACCCGATCCACGGACTTGCCGGAGTCCTCAACTCGAGCTGCACGCGACTCGATTATTCCACATGCCGAGCAAGCCACCGTATATAATTAAGGGCGCTGCTCATGATGCAAGCACACTCTTAAAGGGGGAATGGTAGCCCCAGGCTCCCATTCAGGTCGTCTCAGGCTCCCATTGGTCCGCGTCATTCCGGCTCCCCCATGCATGCACTTTTTGGGGGTGCAGGCATGCCATGGACTAATCACAAGTAACCCAGAGATATTTAAACCTCCATAGCCCTGTAcactgtgccctattgtggtttctgtcccAGTACCCTTTAATGCATTCCTTGTTCTCTTGTGTTATATTcttgtattgaccttggctttgttcttgtGTTGTTTGCCTGTCTG
This region of Pelobates fuscus isolate aPelFus1 chromosome 2, aPelFus1.pri, whole genome shotgun sequence genomic DNA includes:
- the FILIP1 gene encoding filamin-A-interacting protein 1 isoform X3, with the translated sequence MPRNFLKTVAFAVVGMRSRNQSGESSTVGHVSKCNNGSTLQDENINGDAKNKNKLHRNKEGDVLASGTVKRHVKSTGVCDRRNKKPHEPTKDDLIKLLSVMEGELQAREDVIHMLKTEKAKPEVLEAHYGFSAPEDVLRILHRDAVLAKEKSIGEDVYEKPMAELDRLEEKQKETYRRMLEQLLLAEKCHRRTVYELENEKRKHTDYMNKSDDFTNLLEQERERLKKLLEQEKAYQTRKDKEYNKRLNKVRDELVKLKSFALMLVDERQMHIEQLGQQSQKIQDLTQELQEAESKLKSVCSKANEDSQKLIKLEEDLEHKTSKYSQEHEEMTANLTTQESNNRHLRLKVVGLNRKIEELEEANRDLQKADEELKELREKIATGECGSSSLMAEVENLRKRVLEMEGKDEEIIKTESQCKELQKKLHEEEHHSRELKLEVEKLQKRMSELEKLEEAFTKSKTECSQLYVKLEKEKAQTRDLIKEVEKVKTRVRELETAEGRLEKAEHSLKDDLTKLKSFTMMLVEERKNLLEKVKQEEGKVDDLNKNLKVEQGKVMEVTEKLIDESKNLLRFKSEMEEKVYNLTKEKDEAVSKLRSEEEKNCELSCRIDLLMKRVENMEVSEREAARSRMKKSFESIRHDDNKTKELTMEIERLRNRLQQLEVVEGDLMKTEDEYDQLERKFRTEQDRANFLALQLEELKNQIAKNKAIEKGEAVTQEAELRHRIRLEEAKSRDLRAEVQALKEKIHDMMNKEDQLSQLQVDYSVLKKRFIEEENKNKNMGQDVLNLTKELELSKRYSRAIRPSMNGRRMVDVPVTSTGVQTDAVNHELVEEETPAVFIRKSFQEENHIMSNLRQVGLKKPTERSPVLEKYPPAANELNRKSWIPWMKKRDNITPVTPERVIRPNTCQARPGEVFLSPKQGQPLHIRVTPDHENSTATLEITSPPPDDFFSSTTVIPTLGTQKPRITIIPSPGVATQKGKGGDSPVSPDRSMSPVTITTFSREKTCESGRSTFNDRPTSPIQILTVSTSAAPPEMSASPESQEMTMGRAVFKVTPEKQTVPTPIRKFNSNANIITTEDNKIHIHLGPQFKRNPGTSSEGSTPVITVRPLNIGVENKEVATGTVLRSPKTNMSARSTTNKVTSSITITPSTSSSTRATQSVITQDGSSQRHTHTRIPMSKESIVIHQLRMNSR
- the FILIP1 gene encoding filamin-A-interacting protein 1 isoform X1, which translates into the protein MPRNFLKTVAFAVVGMRSRNQSGESSTVGHVSKCNNGSTLQDENINGDAKNKNKLHRNKEGDVLASGTVKRHVKSTGVCDRRNKKPHEPTKDDLIKLLSVMEGELQAREDVIHMLKTEKAKPEVLEAHYGFSAPEDVLRILHRDAVLAKEKSIGEDVYEKPMAELDRLEEKQKETYRRMLEQLLLAEKCHRRTVYELENEKRKHTDYMNKSDDFTNLLEQERERLKKLLEQEKAYQTRKDKEYNKRLNKVRDELVKLKSFALMLVDERQMHIEQLGQQSQKIQDLTQELQEAESKLKSVCSKANEDSQKLIKLEEDLEHKTSKYSQEHEEMTANLTTQESNNRHLRLKVVGLNRKIEELEEANRDLQKADEELKELREKIATGECGSSSLMAEVENLRKRVLEMEGKDEEIIKTESQCKELQKKLHEEEHHSRELKLEVEKLQKRMSELEKLEEAFTKSKTECSQLYVKLEKEKAQTRDLIKEVEKVKTRVRELETAEGRLEKAEHSLKDDLTKLKSFTMMLVEERKNLLEKVKQEEGKVDDLNKNLKVEQGKVMEVTEKLIDESKNLLRFKSEMEEKVYNLTKEKDEAVSKLRSEEEKNCELSCRIDLLMKRVENMEVSEREAARSRMKKSFESIRHDDNKTKELTMEIERLRNRLQQLEVVEGDLMKTEDEYDQLERKFRTEQDRANFLALQLEELKNQIAKNKAIEKGEAVTQEAELRHRIRLEEAKSRDLRAEVQALKEKIHDMMNKEDQLSQLQVDYSVLKKRFIEEENKNKNMGQDVLNLTKELELSKRYSRAIRPSMNGRRMVDVPVTSTGVQTDAVNHELVEEETPAVFIRKSFQEENHIMSNLRQVGLKKPTERSPVLEKYPPAANELNRKSWIPWMKKRDNITPVTPERVIRPNTCQARPGEVFLSPKQGQPLHIRVTPDHENSTATLEITSPPPDDFFSSTTVIPTLGTQKPRITIIPSPGVATQKGKGGDSPVSPDRSMSPVTITTFSREKTCESGRSTFNDRPTSPIQILTVSTSAAPPEMSASPESQEMTMGRAVFKVTPEKQTVPTPIRKFNSNANIITTEDNKIHIHLGPQFKRNPGTSSEGSTPVITVRPLNIGVENKEVATGTVLRSPKTNMSARSTTNKVTSSITITPSTSSSTRATQSVITQDGSSQRHTHTRIPMSKGMKAVKPIMAVPGAGNLSKFEPRGESQSMKIELKKSSANSSAPLGGGKG
- the FILIP1 gene encoding filamin-A-interacting protein 1 isoform X2 — its product is MRSRNQSGESSTVGHVSKCNNGSTLQDENINGDAKNKNKLHRNKEGDVLASGTVKRHVKSTGVCDRRNKKPHEPTKDDLIKLLSVMEGELQAREDVIHMLKTEKAKPEVLEAHYGFSAPEDVLRILHRDAVLAKEKSIGEDVYEKPMAELDRLEEKQKETYRRMLEQLLLAEKCHRRTVYELENEKRKHTDYMNKSDDFTNLLEQERERLKKLLEQEKAYQTRKDKEYNKRLNKVRDELVKLKSFALMLVDERQMHIEQLGQQSQKIQDLTQELQEAESKLKSVCSKANEDSQKLIKLEEDLEHKTSKYSQEHEEMTANLTTQESNNRHLRLKVVGLNRKIEELEEANRDLQKADEELKELREKIATGECGSSSLMAEVENLRKRVLEMEGKDEEIIKTESQCKELQKKLHEEEHHSRELKLEVEKLQKRMSELEKLEEAFTKSKTECSQLYVKLEKEKAQTRDLIKEVEKVKTRVRELETAEGRLEKAEHSLKDDLTKLKSFTMMLVEERKNLLEKVKQEEGKVDDLNKNLKVEQGKVMEVTEKLIDESKNLLRFKSEMEEKVYNLTKEKDEAVSKLRSEEEKNCELSCRIDLLMKRVENMEVSEREAARSRMKKSFESIRHDDNKTKELTMEIERLRNRLQQLEVVEGDLMKTEDEYDQLERKFRTEQDRANFLALQLEELKNQIAKNKAIEKGEAVTQEAELRHRIRLEEAKSRDLRAEVQALKEKIHDMMNKEDQLSQLQVDYSVLKKRFIEEENKNKNMGQDVLNLTKELELSKRYSRAIRPSMNGRRMVDVPVTSTGVQTDAVNHELVEEETPAVFIRKSFQEENHIMSNLRQVGLKKPTERSPVLEKYPPAANELNRKSWIPWMKKRDNITPVTPERVIRPNTCQARPGEVFLSPKQGQPLHIRVTPDHENSTATLEITSPPPDDFFSSTTVIPTLGTQKPRITIIPSPGVATQKGKGGDSPVSPDRSMSPVTITTFSREKTCESGRSTFNDRPTSPIQILTVSTSAAPPEMSASPESQEMTMGRAVFKVTPEKQTVPTPIRKFNSNANIITTEDNKIHIHLGPQFKRNPGTSSEGSTPVITVRPLNIGVENKEVATGTVLRSPKTNMSARSTTNKVTSSITITPSTSSSTRATQSVITQDGSSQRHTHTRIPMSKGMKAVKPIMAVPGAGNLSKFEPRGESQSMKIELKKSSANSSAPLGGGKG